Below is a window of Podospora pseudocomata strain CBS 415.72m chromosome 1 map unlocalized CBS415.72m_1.2, whole genome shotgun sequence DNA.
AGGCACGAGTTTGAATAAACCGCGACTGACCTTCGCGCTTTTCCAGGACGAGGGAGAGAATAGTTAAGAACCTATTAACATCTTCTGCCCTGCCAAGAGGCCAGCCCCTTCCTCTAACCATAACTGGCTATGCCAAGCAGACAAACTCATCCTCCGGCAACCCGGCATCTTGTGCCTGAATGTAACCTTCGACTTCGACCCTTAAATGTTCTTTCTGGTCGAGGGAACGGTCGCAGGGAGCCACAGGGCTCTCATCGTCTTGGAGTCCTCAGCAACTACGGCGTTCTCAACAGCCTGGGACCATGGCAGCCACTGCGTTCTCGACCACTGGCAACAATGAAATCGGGGCACGCCATAGGACTTATAAGCAAGACGAACCACTGTGAGGTCACTGAAGgatggaggttgtggggagCGATAAGGAGGAAAACGAGGTCTTGAATGCCCATAAAATGCTCCCGTTCTAGTGTATTTGGAAtggtcttttctttcctttccgAAGCCCAAGTTCAAGTTCAAGTTCAACTCAAGTCAAGTCAAGCTCAATTTCAAGTCAAAGCCAACAAGTCAAGGTATCATATACTGGTTTACCACACTAGCTTGCAGGGCATAGTTCCCTATACTTACCTTCCTTCGGTGCCACAACACAAAGCCGTACCTCGCAGTTCAAAGAACTCAAGAGCCTTGGGTTATTGCTTCCACTTACCCGGAAGGGTCTGATCAACTGGCCTGCCGACAACATATCTTAGCAGGCTGCAAGATCTATTTCTGCGGTCCAGTTGCGGTAGCCGATCCCGGTAAAGCTTACGACCCAGTTGATCTTCCGTGCGagtttctcttcttctgtaGTCCAGTGTGATTAGGCCACTAATGACAGCAAGGAGTCTGGAGAGCGGACCCGGTTCCAGTCTTGGCCGGGCTGGCTTACGGTAGCCCACCTGCAGGCTCTGGCCTGAGAGCGTCGGAAAGGATAGGCCACAAGTATACCTAAAACACCTAACGACGATCGTCGATGCGCTGACGTTTTTATTCTCTCGAGATATTTAATATTTCGAtcttcatctttttttttcttatttACCACCGAAGGGGTATGGGGGACGGAGTATATTTATAGACCAAATAATTCTTTACACATTCAATCCGATATCAAAAGATAACATATATCTTCCTGTGTAGGTAGCAATATCATAGTATAGCAGTGGCAATAGCCTCGGCAGTAGTTCGAAGGAGGCGTAGCGTTATTATACAGTCCGGCTAGTTTAGTACAGAGATTTCGAAGTAGTAGGTTAGTATGAAACCGAGGTCTTGCACTTTTTAGTTAAGGTATTGAACTATTATAGGGATATAATTAGTCGTTTAATATCTTACTGGTGTTCCCCTAGTGGCTCTTTTGGGTATGGGCTCTTCGTTACTACGCAGTAAGTGTCGCCGTCTTATTAAACGTATAAGAAGTCGATGAGTCTGGAGAGGCAAATGTAACGAACCCCTAATCAAAACTTCTAAAAGGGATACTAGGTTAAAGGCTACTTCTAAATAACGGTTCGGTATTGCCATAAGGTACACAACAAAGATCACCACTTATCTCTCGTAAGTGCTTGGTCCTAAGAACTCACGATGTGAATTGCAgactgcggaactatctacaCTGGCTAGTTCTGTTGAGTTACTAGGGTGGTCAGGGCGGTAATTTCAGGGGTATCATGAGACTGGCAGAACAGGGTTTGGGCGTGCCTCGACCAAACTTTGAACGGAACATCGAACATCTGCAGGTTAATCAACACATTACCCGCCCTGAAGCTTCTCAAGCTCCAATTGTAAGCGCTTCAACCTGTGATACTATGGATATGTGGCTGTTGGTTTCAACAGGAGGAAACAGGTGACTGCTACAAAGCGTGACCCACACAGTTCAACAGCTAGCAGGACTTTGACTCCCCGGTCAGCGAGAGGTCGACTGTTAATGAATAATACCTTCCCTAGGACAACCAACGAATTGACCAAGTTTGCACCTCGAGTAAGCTTTGTTTGTGCCGCAGTGatgagccaagtccagcacaAAACGTGCACAGACATCCAATTGTGATCTTTCCTTATACTTTCTGATATAGGTTTTTCACACGGCCTACATTGTAACGGGCTGAGTCTagcatggacctcggcaatCCTCGGCCCTGATGAAGCTATACTCTTTCTGTTTTCCTTTCTCCTTCAAGTTCAGTGTACTCGTAGCGTGGCCTAGCTAGTTGCAATACACTGCGTTGAGACCGCTACATATATGGCACGGTTTTCCTATGTAAATAGCAACAAATGGTCCAGCGCACTCTCTTAAAAAGAAAGGGTAGAACGGTGTGggaataataataataataataataacaATTGAAGTAGATGTGGTGGGGTGGTAGATGTTGAATTAGTGAAGGAGCCCCACTGTTAAGGAAATTAATATCTTGGCAGTGAGATTCAGGCCAGCCACCTGGACCTTTCTCTCAAAAACAAGCAGCCAATTGACCAAGGTTGAACCCCATATCGTTGTTTAACAGTATAAAGTGGCTAACACTTGTCTGGCTgactcgcttatcacgcaccTTATACTACGGAAGATTTACAGATGTTGTCATCTATACTTCTGCTGGAAAATTGAGCATAAGAATCTCAGGCTCAGCAGTCcgggaaggaaagaaaaggaaacatCTGGGAAGGGTGCAAAAACGATCAGCCCAGGGTCAAACCTGGAACCTCGAAAAATATGCCCCTTTATGGTCCCTTCATTCATGCATTTATTGACATCTATTTGCAGTTTCACAGCTCTCAGATTGTCGCAGTGAAAGAGCCACAGGCCCAACATTTTCTCCATCCAACATTCAAGGTCCGCTGGCGTAATGGTAGCGTGTCTGACTACGATTATCCAATCAGCTAATCATGAGGCTTGTAGATTTTGTGGGGCCCGGATTTTAGCGGACTTTGCGAGCTGAATGTGCACGCAGTCACCAACCACCCGAATATTTCTTGGCATTCACCGTGAGCCTTTGCATTGTCTCACGGCTTTTGTGTTGCACTTAAACTGGACTTAGGACTGGGGAAATACCATCTCCGCATGCTAGATGCCTGTCATGTATTATCTCGTCGCCGGTCGATGAAGAATATGGCCTTGGCCGGAAGTCATGGTTAAGACCGCTATTGCCGGTCTTAGAAGATGGCTTGCTTTCTACAAAGAGAGCAAGTCCGTGACGCTGTGGCTATATTGTGTATAAAACAACTGGTTTCCTCAAGGAGTTGAGTTACTTGAAAGtcctatcatcatcatcttcagcaagcaacatcatcttcaacaaccaacaacaaattcaacaacaacttatcaaccaccaccagtctACTCAATATGTCCACCGACAAGaccatcgtcctcgtcactgGTAAGTTCTCCCAATATCCCCAATATTGAAACACCAACTAACAACCCCCCAGGTGCAAACAGCGGCATCGGTCTCGAAaccatcatcgccctctccaaatcctctCCTAactaccacctcctcctcggcgcccGCTCCCTCGACAAAGGCAACGCCGCCCTTGCACAAATCCAATCcatccacaacaaccaactcctctcctccatcacccccatccaaatcgacgtcacctccctccccaccatcgaaTCAACTAAAACCTACCTCGCCTCCACCTTCGGCCGTCTCGATGTCCTGATCCAAAACGCAGGCGTCATCGTCACCCACCCCTGCCACACCCTCAAGAACCTCCGCACCACCTTTGAGACCAACGTCTTTGGCGCCAAGGTTGTTACCGATGAGCTGACTCCGCTTCTCCAAAAGTCGACGAATGCGAGGGTTATTTATGTCAGTTCTGAGCAGGGGAGTATTACGTTGAGGTTGGACCCGGAGTACCCATACAAGGATGTGCCGGGGACAGAATACAAGATGAGTAAGGCTGCGCTGAATATGCTAGCGGCTTGTCATAGATAT
It encodes the following:
- a CDS encoding uncharacterized protein (COG:Q; EggNog:ENOG503Q4VT), translating into MSTDKTIVLVTGANSGIGLETIIALSKSSPNYHLLLGARSLDKGNAALAQIQSIHNNQLLSSITPIQIDVTSLPTIESTKTYLASTFGRLDVLIQNAGVIVTHPCHTLKNLRTTFETNVFGAKVVTDELTPLLQKSTNARVIYVSSEQGSITLRLDPEYPYKDVPGTEYKMSKAALNMLAACHRYDFRKWGGKVTSFNPGWCVTNLTGETGRKMRIEGGARSAEDPAKALVAILEGKRDKEAWEDSGILDLDAGVHPW